A window of Cohnella herbarum contains these coding sequences:
- a CDS encoding S-layer homology domain-containing protein has protein sequence MKEVRKRIFILLLAASLVFPMLSKPALAEEQAIINEAPDPDIAILQAAREAVENTAYPAAKQEEQGTEAAVKSYVEQQVKQAANNDAIDLAIHVDEYTAPKAGDADYPDGTDGEVAFTVTLTKGAQVQSTTRLTLAITAAPYSGVSNQQVLDEAKRLLLEEEHTIDVPLGTTWTEIATILVINYYTDLLVDFDLSYLFIMPKYPNPETQTTDVEITIEKGQLTERMTASLSINEERDPDLATAKTAAENADYRGITQAMYDNRSHLSFIQNRARAAIKNSGIVTDRLIVGSVKERGYVPSITGDAANPNGTDGSFSFTVTFYRAWQVWTTEQVTVPIVATSFREVNEQAMAAVKAALVDGEVDVAFGASQAVKTAAVQSYVDRLLAGDPKVTATVAYNSGTGGYDVALVRGNVSDSKSLTMTVKESADPDIAIVSAAKAAAEGASYSGTTQAAHGDEAAAKSYVENQARAAVNNSTVTVTVTKVSYIAPIAGDGDNLNGTDGSYAFTVTVAKGLQSQTTAQQTIVIAATAFNGVPNAQAVAAAKAALADGEVDVAFEPSQADKTAAVQSYVNGLLVGDAAGVTAIVTFNGVSGKYDVTLSKGSVNDSKSLSMTFNESADPDIAILQAAREAVENTAYPAAKQEEQGTEAAVKSYVEQQVKQAANNDAIDLAIHVDEYTAAKAGDADYPEGTDGQVAFTVTLTKGAQVQSTTRLTLAITATPYSGVSNQQVLDEAKRLLLEEEHTIDVPLGTTWTEIATIIVMNYYTDLLVDFDLSYLFVMPKYPNPETQTTDVDITIEKGQLTERMTASLSINEERDPDLATAKTAAENADYRGITQAMYDNRSHLSFIQNRARAAIKNSGIVTDRLIVGSVKERGYVPSITGDAANPNGTDGSFSFTVTFYRAWQVWTTEQVTVPIVATSFREVNEQAMAAVKAALVDGEVDVAFGASQAVKTAAVQSYVDRLLAGDPKVTATVAYNSGTGGYDVALVRGNVSDSKSLTMTVKESADPDIAIVSAAKAAAEGASYSGTTQAAHGDEAAAKSYVENQARAAVNNSAVTVTATKVSYIAPIAGDGDNLNGTDGSYAFTVTVAKGLQSQTTAQQTIVIAATAFNGVPNVQAVAAGKAAMVDGIVDVVFQPSQADKTAAVQSYVNSLLVGDAAGVTAIVTFNGVSGKYDVTLSKGSVNDSKSLSMTFNESADPDIAILQAAREAVENTAYPAAKQEEQGTEAAVKSYVEQQVKQAANNDAIDLAIHVDEYTAPKAGDADYPEGTDGQVAFTVTLTKGAQVQSTARLTLAITATPYSGVSNQQVLDEAKRLLLEEEHTIDVPLGTTWTEIATIIVMNYYTDLLVDFDLSYLFVMPKYPNPETQTTDVDITIEKGQLTERMTASLSINEERDPDLATAKTAAENADYRGITQAMYDNRSHLSFIQNRARAAIKNSGIVTDRLIVGSVKERGYVPSITGDAANPNGTDGSFSFTVTFYRAWQVWKTEQVTVPIQATPYDGLSNAQAVAAAKTALADGTIDVAFGASQADKTAAVQSYVNGLLIGDAAGVAATVAYNSVSGKYDVVLSKGSASDSKSLTMTVKESADPDIAIVAVAKTAAEGASYSGMTQAEAVNESVIAAALKATAEAAVNNNAVMVTVTKVSYIAPIAGDGDNLNGTDGSYAFTVTVAKGLQSQTTAQQTIVIAATAFNGVPNAQAVAAAKAALADGEVDVAFGASQADKTAAVQSYVNGLLVGDAAGVTAIVTFNSVSGKYDVTLSKGSVNDSKSLSMTFNESADPDIAIVSAAKAAAEGASYPDAAQAAYGDEAAVKNYVEIQARRAINDSGVTVTITKFGYTAPIAGDADNPQSVDGSYTFTVTVAKGQRSQTTARITIAIIATAYNGMTNAQAVAAAKAALVDGSVDVAFGASQADKTAAVQNYVNGLLVGDAAGVTTTVTYNSGTGNYEVTLSKGSANDSKSLTMTLNESADPDIAIVAAAKRAAEGASFGSLTQSAASSESVIAASVKATAEAAVRNGDVAVTINKVSYTAPIAGTSANRSGTDGNYVFTVTVTKGAQSQTTGQIRVSIAATADTSGGNPGGGTPDGSTPGGTAPGGTAPGGNTPGSSTPGGSAPSGGTSGGGTSFADVNKSDWFFDAVAYVQHNGLMSGTSETTFSPLLTADRAMIATVLYRMAGNPHVTGESTFTDVPSGKWYTNAIKWATQSSIASGYSNKRFGIDDAVTREQLVALLYRYAQHKNLNITVSGDLSDFADKDKISDWATESMKWAIGKGIISGNVNGMLDPSGTASRAEIAAILMRFLIGQDPM, from the coding sequence ATGAAAGAAGTACGAAAACGCATTTTCATCCTATTGCTGGCGGCGTCGCTCGTTTTCCCCATGTTGTCTAAGCCCGCACTGGCGGAGGAACAAGCGATCATCAACGAAGCTCCCGACCCGGATATCGCTATTTTGCAGGCAGCCAGGGAAGCGGTGGAGAATACGGCGTATCCCGCAGCCAAACAGGAGGAACAAGGCACGGAAGCAGCCGTAAAAAGCTACGTGGAACAACAGGTGAAGCAAGCGGCGAATAACGACGCGATTGACCTCGCCATCCACGTTGACGAATACACGGCGCCGAAGGCGGGTGACGCGGACTACCCGGATGGAACCGACGGCGAGGTAGCGTTTACCGTCACGTTGACCAAGGGAGCGCAGGTGCAAAGTACCACCCGGCTGACGCTGGCGATTACGGCGGCGCCGTATTCCGGCGTTTCCAATCAGCAGGTGCTAGACGAGGCCAAGCGGCTGTTGCTGGAGGAAGAGCATACGATCGATGTGCCGTTAGGCACAACCTGGACCGAGATAGCAACGATATTAGTGATAAATTATTATACAGATTTGCTCGTTGATTTCGACTTGTCCTATCTGTTCATTATGCCTAAATATCCCAACCCCGAGACGCAAACCACGGATGTTGAGATCACTATAGAAAAAGGACAATTAACGGAACGAATGACCGCAAGCCTCTCCATTAATGAGGAGCGCGACCCGGACCTGGCTACGGCCAAGACAGCGGCGGAGAACGCCGACTATCGGGGCATCACGCAAGCGATGTATGACAATCGATCTCATCTTTCATTTATTCAAAATCGGGCCCGGGCCGCGATCAAAAACAGCGGCATCGTGACGGACCGACTTATTGTCGGCAGCGTGAAAGAGCGGGGCTACGTTCCGTCGATAACGGGCGATGCCGCCAACCCGAACGGTACGGATGGCAGCTTTAGCTTTACCGTAACGTTTTACAGAGCATGGCAGGTCTGGACGACCGAGCAGGTGACGGTTCCTATCGTAGCCACGTCCTTCCGTGAAGTTAATGAGCAGGCCATGGCAGCGGTCAAGGCGGCTTTGGTGGACGGAGAGGTCGATGTCGCTTTCGGGGCTTCGCAGGCCGTTAAAACAGCGGCCGTGCAAAGCTATGTAGACCGCCTGTTGGCCGGTGATCCCAAAGTAACGGCAACCGTCGCCTACAACAGCGGCACGGGCGGTTATGATGTGGCCCTAGTCAGGGGGAACGTAAGCGACAGCAAGAGCCTGACGATGACGGTGAAGGAATCGGCCGACCCGGACATCGCCATTGTGTCGGCAGCCAAGGCAGCGGCAGAAGGGGCAAGTTATTCCGGCACCACGCAGGCTGCGCACGGCGATGAGGCTGCCGCGAAGAGCTATGTCGAGAATCAGGCGAGAGCAGCTGTCAATAACAGCACGGTTACGGTCACGGTCACCAAGGTTAGCTACATCGCGCCGATCGCGGGCGACGGCGACAATCTGAACGGCACGGACGGCAGCTATGCCTTCACCGTCACGGTGGCTAAAGGCTTGCAGAGCCAAACGACGGCGCAACAAACCATTGTTATCGCCGCAACGGCCTTTAACGGCGTGCCCAACGCGCAGGCGGTGGCTGCGGCCAAGGCGGCTTTGGCGGACGGAGAGGTCGATGTCGCTTTTGAGCCCTCGCAGGCCGACAAAACAGCGGCCGTACAAAGCTATGTAAACGGCTTGCTGGTCGGCGATGCCGCAGGGGTAACGGCGATTGTTACCTTTAACGGCGTTAGCGGCAAGTACGATGTTACGTTGTCCAAGGGAAGCGTAAATGACAGCAAGAGTCTTTCCATGACGTTTAACGAATCGGCCGACCCGGATATCGCTATTTTGCAGGCAGCCAGGGAAGCGGTGGAGAATACGGCGTATCCCGCAGCCAAACAGGAGGAACAAGGCACGGAAGCAGCCGTAAAAAGCTACGTGGAACAACAGGTGAAGCAAGCGGCGAATAACGACGCGATTGACCTCGCCATCCACGTTGACGAGTATACGGCGGCGAAGGCGGGCGACGCGGACTACCCGGAAGGAACCGACGGCCAGGTGGCGTTTACCGTCACGTTGACCAAGGGAGCGCAGGTGCAAAGTACCACCCGGCTGACGCTGGCGATTACGGCAACGCCGTATTCCGGCGTTTCCAATCAGCAGGTGCTAGACGAGGCCAAGCGGCTGTTGCTGGAGGAAGAGCATACGATCGATGTGCCGTTAGGCACGACCTGGACCGAGATAGCAACGATAATAGTGATGAATTATTATACAGATTTGCTCGTTGATTTCGACTTGTCCTATCTGTTCGTCATGCCTAAATATCCCAACCCCGAGACGCAAACGACGGATGTTGATATCACTATAGAAAAAGGACAATTAACGGAACGAATGACCGCAAGCCTCTCCATTAATGAGGAGCGCGACCCGGACTTGGCTACGGCCAAGACAGCGGCGGAGAACGCCGACTATCGGGGCATCACGCAAGCGATGTATGACAATCGATCTCATCTTTCATTTATTCAAAATCGGGCCCGGGCCGCGATCAAAAACAGCGGTATCGTGACGGACCGACTTATTGTCGGCAGCGTGAAAGAGCGGGGCTACGTTCCGTCGATAACGGGCGATGCCGCCAACCCGAACGGTACGGATGGCAGCTTTAGCTTTACCGTAACGTTTTACAGAGCATGGCAGGTCTGGACGACCGAGCAGGTGACGGTTCCTATCGTAGCCACGTCCTTCCGTGAAGTTAATGAGCAGGCCATGGCAGCGGTCAAGGCGGCTTTGGTGGACGGAGAGGTCGATGTCGCTTTCGGGGCTTCGCAGGCCGTTAAAACAGCGGCCGTGCAAAGCTATGTAGACCGCCTGTTGGCCGGTGATCCCAAAGTAACGGCAACCGTCGCCTACAACAGCGGCACGGGCGGTTATGATGTGGCCCTAGTCAGGGGGAACGTAAGCGACAGCAAGAGCCTGACGATGACGGTGAAGGAATCGGCCGACCCGGACATCGCTATTGTGTCGGCAGCCAAGGCAGCGGCAGAAGGCGCAAGTTATTCCGGCACCACGCAGGCTGCGCACGGCGATGAGGCTGCCGCGAAGAGCTATGTCGAGAATCAGGCGAGAGCAGCTGTCAATAACAGCGCGGTTACGGTCACGGCCACCAAGGTTAGCTACATCGCGCCGATCGCGGGCGACGGCGACAATCTGAACGGCACGGACGGCAGCTATGCCTTCACCGTCACGGTGGCTAAAGGCTTGCAGAGCCAAACGACGGCGCAACAAACCATTGTTATCGCCGCAACGGCCTTTAACGGCGTGCCCAATGTGCAGGCGGTGGCGGCGGGCAAGGCGGCTATGGTGGATGGAATCGTCGATGTCGTCTTTCAGCCCTCGCAGGCCGACAAAACCGCGGCGGTACAAAGCTATGTGAATAGTCTGCTGGTCGGCGATGCCGCAGGGGTAACGGCGATTGTTACCTTTAACGGCGTTAGCGGCAAGTACGATGTTACGTTGTCCAAGGGAAGCGTAAATGACAGCAAGAGTCTTTCCATGACGTTTAACGAATCGGCCGACCCGGATATCGCTATTTTGCAGGCAGCCAGGGAAGCGGTGGAGAATACGGCGTATCCCGCAGCCAAACAGGAGGAACAAGGCACGGAAGCAGCCGTGAAAAGCTACGTGGAACAACAGGTGAAGCAAGCGGCGAATAACGACGCGATTGACCTCGCCATCCACGTTGACGAGTATACGGCGCCGAAGGCGGGCGACGCGGACTACCCGGAAGGAACCGACGGCCAGGTGGCGTTTACCGTCACGTTGACCAAGGGAGCGCAGGTGCAAAGCACCGCCCGTCTGACGCTGGCGATTACGGCAACGCCGTATTCCGGCGTTTCCAATCAGCAGGTGCTAGACGAGGCCAAGCGGCTGTTGCTGGAGGAAGAGCATACGATCGATGTGCCGTTAGGCACGACCTGGACCGAGATAGCAACGATAATAGTGATGAATTATTATACAGATTTGCTCGTTGATTTCGACTTGTCCTATCTGTTCGTCATGCCTAAATATCCCAACCCCGAGACGCAAACGACGGATGTTGATATCACTATAGAAAAAGGACAATTAACGGAACGAATGACCGCAAGCCTCTCCATTAATGAGGAGCGCGACCCGGACTTGGCTACGGCCAAGACAGCGGCGGAGAACGCCGACTATCGGGGCATCACGCAAGCGATGTATGACAATCGATCTCATCTTTCATTTATTCAAAATCGGGCCCGGGCCGCGATCAAAAACAGCGGCATCGTGACGGACCGACTTATTGTCGGCAGCGTGAAAGAGCGGGGCTACGTTCCGTCGATAACGGGCGATGCCGCCAACCCGAACGGTACGGATGGCAGCTTTAGCTTTACCGTAACGTTTTACAGAGCATGGCAGGTATGGAAGACCGAGCAGGTGACGGTTCCCATCCAGGCGACGCCTTACGATGGACTTTCCAACGCTCAGGCTGTGGCTGCAGCGAAGACGGCTTTAGCAGACGGTACAATTGATGTCGCTTTCGGAGCATCGCAGGCCGACAAAACAGCAGCCGTACAAAGTTATGTAAATGGCTTGCTTATCGGCGATGCCGCAGGGGTGGCAGCGACCGTCGCTTATAACAGCGTTAGCGGCAAGTACGATGTTGTACTTTCTAAAGGAAGCGCGAGCGACAGCAAGAGCCTGACGATGACGGTGAAGGAATCGGCCGACCCGGATATCGCTATTGTTGCCGTGGCAAAAACAGCGGCCGAGGGCGCAAGCTACAGCGGTATGACACAGGCGGAAGCGGTCAACGAATCGGTTATTGCGGCGGCACTGAAAGCCACTGCCGAAGCAGCGGTCAACAACAACGCTGTTATGGTCACGGTCACCAAGGTTAGCTACATCGCGCCGATCGCGGGCGACGGCGACAATCTGAACGGCACGGACGGCAGCTATGCCTTCACCGTCACGGTGGCTAAAGGCTTGCAAAGCCAAACGACGGCGCAACAAACCATTGTTATCGCCGCAACGGCCTTTAACGGGGTGCCCAACGCGCAGGCGGTGGCTGCGGCCAAGGCGGCTTTGGCGGACGGAGAGGTCGATGTCGCTTTCGGAGCATCGCAGGCCGACAAAACAGCGGCCGTACAAAGCTATGTAAACGGCTTGCTGGTCGGCGATGCCGCAGGGGTAACGGCGATTGTTACCTTTAACAGCGTTAGCGGCAAGTACGATGTTACGTTGTCCAAGGGAAGCGTAAATGACAGCAAGAGTCTTTCCATGACGTTTAACGAATCGGCCGACCCGGATATCGCCATTGTGTCGGCAGCCAAGGCAGCGGCGGAAGGTGCAAGCTACCCTGATGCCGCACAGGCAGCGTATGGCGATGAAGCTGCTGTAAAGAACTATGTTGAAATTCAGGCGAGAAGAGCGATCAACGACAGCGGCGTTACGGTCACGATCACCAAGTTCGGCTACACCGCGCCAATTGCGGGAGATGCCGACAACCCGCAAAGCGTAGACGGCAGCTATACCTTCACCGTCACGGTGGCAAAAGGCCAGCGGAGTCAGACTACCGCGCGGATAACGATTGCCATCATCGCAACGGCTTATAACGGCATGACCAATGCGCAGGCCGTAGCAGCGGCCAAGGCGGCATTGGTAGACGGATCGGTCGATGTCGCTTTCGGAGCTTCTCAGGCCGACAAAACAGCGGCCGTACAAAACTATGTAAACGGCCTGCTGGTCGGCGATGCGGCAGGAGTAACAACGACTGTTACCTACAACAGCGGCACAGGCAACTATGAGGTTACGCTGTCCAAGGGAAGCGCAAATGATAGCAAGAGCCTGACGATGACGTTAAACGAATCGGCCGACCCGGATATCGCGATTGTCGCGGCGGCCAAAAGAGCGGCAGAAGGCGCAAGCTTCGGCAGTTTGACTCAATCGGCGGCCAGTAGCGAATCGGTCATCGCGGCGTCAGTGAAAGCCACGGCTGAAGCAGCGGTCAGGAACGGCGACGTTGCGGTCACGATCAATAAAGTCAGTTACACTGCGCCGATAGCCGGAACCTCCGCTAATCGAAGCGGAACAGACGGTAATTACGTATTTACCGTCACCGTGACAAAAGGGGCGCAGAGCCAAACCACCGGGCAAATCAGAGTAAGCATTGCCGCCACTGCTGATACAAGCGGCGGTAATCCTGGCGGTGGTACTCCAGATGGCAGCACGCCCGGCGGCACCGCACCAGGCGGCACCGCACCAGGCGGCAACACGCCTGGAAGCAGCACGCCTGGAGGCAGCGCACCTAGTGGCGGCACATCCGGCGGCGGCACTTCCTTTGCGGATGTTAACAAGTCCGACTGGTTCTTTGACGCAGTAGCCTATGTCCAGCACAACGGCTTGATGTCAGGAACCAGCGAAACGACCTTTAGCCCCCTTTTGACGGCCGACCGTGCCATGATCGCAACCGTGTTATATCGCATGGCTGGCAACCCGCATGTGACCGGAGAAAGCACGTTCACTGATGTACCTTCCGGCAAGTGGTATACGAATGCCATCAAATGGGCGACGCAGAGCAGCATTGCGAGTGGTTATAGCAACAAACGATTTGGCATCGATGACGCAGTGACCCGCGAGCAGCTTGTCGCCTTGTTGTATCGCTACGCACAGCATAAAAACCTTAATATTACAGTGTCGGGTGATCTGTCCGACTTTGCAGACAAGGATAAAATTTCAGATTGGGCGACGGAATCTATGAAGTGGGCGATCGGAAAAGGTATCATCTCCGGTAACGTCAATGGAATGCTTGATCCGTCCGGTACGGCTAGCCGTGCGGAAATTGCAGCGATACTGATGCGATTTTTGATTGGTCAAGATCCCATGTAG
- a CDS encoding AAA family ATPase produces the protein MNRQQGRIYGRIHEISLLSQAYHSTCLGSAEIVYVSGAPGIGKTSLLEWVFRQEHNHPRPPIFLTCKFEQIAKDSPYHPIIQEFRGFMRHLLGESSHRVDAWAKKLRSALRSYEAVIAAIIPEVRLLLGDIPAAWELPPDEAKKRFVYAFRKFVQTLASKEQPLVLFIDDLQWADASSLQLLHALICDPELQYLLFVGAYRDGEMESTKLPGYEDDGNIAKEAVIHHVQLRELTLEELNPIVIEALGCSSDEAIPLTEVIYPESQGNPFHFKQILRRLLDDRLLTYDLERRSWEWNLSDLIEREQHLAIGELMAHKLLRLTRSAKEALEIAACLGSRFEQGWIADITQRSAHDASVDLAASVEEGFIVRLGQDQYRFVHDSVQNLIYSRMDDATRRRTHLAAGRRLLEAGSSHPESLFEAVNHLNNGSLDIHDAEELHRLVELNLAAGQRAKASTAYDIALQYYRKGGELLAANAWELHFDLCFELHVERAECEYLCGYHEATEHLIEHLLRRARSPIERSKVQMLRMIRCINRKEYHEATLLGLESLKEFRINVSPNPPQATVVTEVLRVDMRLRGRIGQLADLPEMTEPSHIAAVNILFATLVSSFRTDKRVYFLLACKAVQLSLKHGNTPAAADVYTVYGLVLALVLGRRARSYEIAKVGLELAERYDIASIKSKTYATFGGIICQLAGKMREGEPHLEQAVRFAKESGDDVYLNTAIGAHIHALYTWAPLAILSKALTEHTETLAKTKDDFVLQNLYLCRQFVLALQGDTESPGSLDTAVFSERSFLEQNGGEETASATLFQYYAYKTQLCYLDGKYKEAIRWRKEAEPFKLYAAHLNHLPECLYYGALAELAINGKGDGKGSPPAIGSLRHARRQLRNLRKWAKISPDRFLAKQALVEAEMARVSGRCAAAEAGYDRAIREAREQDNAQVEGVANELAGGYYARQGKVKVALHYFQAARDAYVRWGASLKARQIEERLAAMGEELGAEAVSKNWTPATSEVAAAVEEQSPDVNREAGARDTVDAVDLAAILKASQALTNKMELDAVLAEIISTLMSYASARKGALLTASRGEWLVQAWADAEVRVLAEPAPLEDDGLLPGGIVRYVARTQDAVRYVGDEDNWFRHSPYMAEHRPQSALCMPVAIHGSAVGVLYLENYAAASFVSEDRIHILHAMASQGVYICELLRSLSGMDGGSDISEELDAEKSGDKTPAAMEEPLTDREMEVLALLAAGLSNKEIAERLFVAVGTVKVHVKNIFTKLKVNRRTKAIAQAKELHLLD, from the coding sequence ATGAATCGCCAACAAGGACGGATATACGGCAGAATACACGAAATTTCGCTGCTCTCCCAGGCGTATCATTCCACTTGCCTTGGGTCTGCGGAAATCGTGTACGTTTCAGGTGCGCCCGGCATCGGCAAAACAAGTCTCCTGGAGTGGGTATTTCGCCAGGAGCATAATCATCCTCGCCCCCCGATTTTCTTAACCTGTAAGTTCGAGCAGATTGCCAAGGACAGTCCATATCATCCCATCATTCAGGAATTCCGCGGATTCATGCGGCACTTGCTCGGCGAAAGCTCGCATCGAGTCGACGCCTGGGCCAAAAAGCTGAGAAGCGCCTTGCGGTCGTATGAAGCAGTTATCGCCGCCATCATTCCCGAAGTCAGGCTGCTGCTTGGCGATATCCCCGCCGCTTGGGAACTGCCGCCTGACGAAGCGAAAAAAAGGTTCGTATATGCGTTCCGCAAATTTGTGCAGACGCTCGCCTCCAAGGAACAGCCTCTTGTCCTGTTCATCGATGACCTGCAGTGGGCGGATGCGTCGTCGCTGCAATTGCTGCACGCGCTAATTTGCGATCCCGAGCTGCAATATTTGCTGTTTGTCGGCGCTTATCGAGATGGCGAGATGGAGAGTACAAAGCTGCCGGGCTACGAGGACGATGGCAATATCGCGAAGGAGGCCGTCATTCATCACGTTCAACTTCGTGAACTAACGCTCGAGGAGTTGAACCCGATCGTCATAGAGGCGCTCGGCTGCAGCTCCGACGAAGCGATCCCTCTGACGGAGGTAATATATCCTGAGTCGCAAGGGAACCCGTTTCATTTCAAGCAAATTCTTAGGCGACTGCTTGATGACCGTCTCTTGACCTACGACCTTGAGCGTCGGAGTTGGGAGTGGAATCTGAGCGACCTGATTGAACGGGAGCAGCATTTGGCCATAGGCGAACTAATGGCGCATAAGCTGCTGCGTCTTACCCGGTCGGCGAAGGAAGCGCTTGAAATCGCGGCGTGCCTCGGGAGCCGATTCGAGCAAGGGTGGATTGCCGATATTACACAACGTAGCGCGCATGACGCTTCTGTCGATTTAGCAGCCTCGGTGGAAGAGGGCTTTATCGTTCGTCTTGGTCAGGATCAATACCGTTTTGTGCATGACAGCGTACAAAACTTGATATACAGCCGAATGGACGACGCTACAAGACGGCGGACGCATCTGGCGGCCGGCAGACGGCTGCTGGAAGCCGGTTCGAGTCATCCCGAGAGCTTGTTTGAAGCGGTGAACCATCTTAATAACGGTTCGTTGGACATTCATGATGCAGAGGAACTGCATCGATTGGTTGAACTGAATTTGGCTGCCGGACAACGGGCCAAAGCTTCGACGGCGTATGACATCGCGCTGCAGTATTACCGCAAGGGGGGAGAACTGCTGGCGGCCAACGCCTGGGAGCTTCATTTCGACTTATGCTTCGAACTGCACGTAGAACGAGCCGAATGCGAATATTTATGCGGGTATCACGAAGCTACGGAGCATCTGATCGAACACCTGCTGCGCCGGGCGCGAAGTCCGATCGAACGTTCCAAAGTCCAGATGCTTCGCATGATCCGATGCATCAATCGGAAGGAATATCATGAGGCCACCCTGCTCGGATTGGAGAGCCTGAAGGAATTCCGTATCAACGTTTCGCCGAACCCTCCGCAAGCGACGGTCGTTACCGAGGTGCTGCGAGTAGATATGCGGCTTCGCGGCCGCATTGGGCAGCTTGCGGATTTGCCGGAAATGACCGAGCCGAGTCACATTGCTGCTGTCAATATCCTGTTTGCAACTTTGGTCTCCTCCTTCCGCACGGATAAGAGGGTGTATTTCCTGCTCGCCTGCAAAGCTGTTCAATTATCGCTCAAGCATGGGAATACCCCGGCCGCTGCCGATGTCTATACGGTATACGGTCTGGTTCTGGCGCTTGTGCTTGGCAGGCGGGCCAGAAGCTATGAGATCGCCAAGGTTGGTCTTGAACTTGCGGAACGCTATGACATCGCATCCATCAAATCTAAAACATACGCGACCTTCGGCGGGATCATCTGCCAGCTTGCCGGAAAGATGCGCGAAGGCGAACCGCATTTGGAGCAAGCGGTTCGCTTCGCTAAGGAGTCTGGCGATGACGTCTATTTGAACACGGCGATCGGGGCGCATATCCATGCCTTGTACACATGGGCGCCGCTTGCGATTTTGTCCAAGGCGCTGACGGAACATACGGAGACGCTCGCGAAGACGAAGGACGACTTCGTGCTGCAAAACCTTTATTTATGCCGTCAGTTTGTTTTGGCGTTGCAAGGAGACACGGAGAGTCCCGGCTCGCTTGACACGGCGGTTTTCTCGGAGCGGAGCTTCCTTGAACAGAACGGCGGCGAGGAAACGGCATCGGCAACGTTGTTCCAGTACTACGCCTACAAGACGCAGCTTTGTTATTTGGACGGGAAATACAAGGAGGCGATTCGCTGGCGGAAGGAAGCGGAGCCTTTTAAGCTGTATGCAGCCCATCTCAATCATTTGCCGGAATGTCTGTATTACGGGGCGCTGGCGGAACTGGCCATCAACGGTAAGGGCGACGGGAAGGGATCACCTCCGGCTATCGGTTCGTTGCGCCATGCTCGCAGACAACTTCGCAATCTGCGGAAATGGGCGAAGATCAGCCCCGACAGGTTCCTTGCGAAGCAAGCGTTGGTCGAAGCGGAAATGGCGCGTGTCAGCGGACGCTGTGCCGCAGCGGAAGCGGGATACGACCGGGCGATTCGGGAAGCTCGCGAGCAGGACAATGCGCAGGTTGAGGGTGTCGCAAACGAGCTGGCGGGAGGTTATTACGCTCGTCAAGGAAAAGTGAAGGTTGCGCTTCATTATTTTCAGGCCGCGCGCGACGCTTATGTTCGCTGGGGCGCAAGCTTGAAGGCAAGGCAAATCGAAGAGCGGCTGGCTGCGATGGGAGAAGAGCTCGGGGCGGAGGCGGTATCAAAGAACTGGACGCCGGCAACAAGCGAAGTCGCTGCGGCAGTGGAAGAGCAGTCTCCGGACGTCAACAGGGAAGCAGGCGCGCGCGATACGGTAGACGCGGTAGATCTCGCCGCGATACTGAAAGCGTCGCAGGCTCTCACGAATAAGATGGAGCTAGACGCCGTCCTAGCGGAAATCATCAGTACCTTGATGAGCTATGCTAGCGCTCGCAAAGGCGCTTTGTTGACGGCCAGTCGCGGCGAATGGCTTGTGCAGGCTTGGGCGGACGCCGAAGTTCGCGTTTTGGCCGAGCCGGCGCCGCTTGAGGACGATGGGCTTCTGCCCGGCGGCATTGTCAGGTATGTGGCGAGAACGCAAGATGCGGTGCGGTATGTCGGCGACGAGGACAACTGGTTTCGCCACAGTCCGTATATGGCGGAGCACCGTCCGCAATCAGCCTTATGCATGCCCGTCGCCATTCACGGGTCGGCGGTTGGTGTGCTTTATTTGGAGAATTACGCCGCTGCAAGCTTTGTGTCCGAGGATCGTATCCATATTCTTCATGCGATGGCGTCTCAAGGCGTGTACATTTGCGAATTGCTGCGATCGTTAAGCGGAATGGATGGGGGATCGGATATTAGCGAGGAACTGGATGCGGAGAAGAGCGGAGACAAGACGCCGGCTGCGATGGAAGAACCGCTCACGGACCGCGAGATGGAGGTGCTGGCGTTGCTGGCGGCAGGGCTGTCCAACAAAGAAATTGCCGAGCGATTATTCGTGGCTGTCGGCACAGTTAAGGTACATGTCAAAAACATTTTTACGAAATTAAAGGTTAACCGTCGCACGAAAGCAATCGCCCAGGCAAAAGAGCTCCATTTACTGGACTAG